In one Lolium rigidum isolate FL_2022 chromosome 3, APGP_CSIRO_Lrig_0.1, whole genome shotgun sequence genomic region, the following are encoded:
- the LOC124696621 gene encoding dirigent protein 1-like — translation MRLLPVLLSLSLLVGAAAARKTTTHLNFYLHDIVTAVPSRPETAVRVARGVTPLPVDPTKRFGDMYVIDDPLTEGPDAASPAVGTAQGFYILASRTDIALLFTVNLVFTAGPHKGSTIAVHGRDAVFDPVRELPVVGGTGVFRGATGYGLFQTYYSVDNATFNAVLQVDMYVSARSRLSVNSSTIAFMNKMKKLWFLNVD, via the exons ATGCGGCTGCTACCAGTCTTACTCTCCCTGTCCCTCCTGGTGGGCGCTGCGGCGGCCAGGAAGACGACGACGCATCTCAACTTCTACTTGCATGACATCGTGACGGCGGTGCCGTCGAGACCAGAGACGGCGGTGCGCGTCGCCAGGGGCGTGACGCCGCTGCCCGTCGACCCCACCAAACGCTTCGGCGACATGTACGTCATCGACGACCCTCTGACGGAGGGACCCGACGCGGCGTccccagccgtcggcacagcgcaGGGGTTCTACATCCTCGCGTCGCGGACCGACATTGCGCTGCTGTTCACCGTCAACCTGGTGTTCACGGCTGGGCCGCACAAGGGCAGCACCATCGCTGTGCACGGAAGGGACGCCGTCTTCGACCCcgttag GGAGCTGCCGGTCGTTGGCGGAACCGGCGTGTTCCGCGGAGCCACGGGGTACGGCCTTTTCCAGACATACTATTCCGTAGATAACGCCACCTTCAACGCGGTGCTCCAAGTCGACATGTACGTGAGCGCGCGT TCACGGTTATCTGTTAATTCCTCCACTATTGCGTTCATGAATAAAATGAAAAAATTGTGGTTCTTAAACGTTGATTAG